CTCCTCCTCATCGGGCCGCACGGCTCGGCGAAGACGATGGTGCTCAACCGCCTCGCCGAGGCGCTCGGGCTCGAGCACCGCCACTACAACGCGTCGCTCCTGTCGTTCGACGACCTCGTCGGCTTCCCGGTGCCGCAGGAGGGGCGCGTCGTCTACCTGCAGACGCCGGCGACGGTGTGGGAGGCCGAGTCGGTGCTCATCGACGAGGTGTCGCGCTGCCGGCCCGAGGTGCAGAACAAGCTCTTCCCGCTGGTGCACGAGCGGGTGCTGCAGGGAATGCCGCTCCCGAAGCTGCGCTACCGCTGGGGCGCCATGAACCCCCCGGCCTCGCTCGAGGGGGACGACGCGGGGTACGCGGGCGCCGAGCCGCTCGACGTGGCGCTGGCCGACCGGTTCGCGTTCGTGGTGACGGTGCCCGCGCTCGCGGAGCTTGCGGTGGAGGAGCAGCGGCGCGTGCTGCGGCCCTCGCGGTGGAGCGGGGAGGAGGCGCGGCCGGAGGTGGTGCGGCTCGTGGAGGAGGCGCGTGCCGGGCTGGACGATGCCGGGCAGAGCGACGCGGGCGCGGCGACGGAGTACGCGATCCTCCTCGCGGCGCAGCTCTCGCGGGCCGGGCACCCGCTCTCGACACGGCGGGCCGCGCAGCTCGTGCGGAACGTGATCGCGGTGCGCGCCGCCGCGCAGGCTCTCGGCGACGGGGACGACCCCGAGGCGGCGTTCCTCGTCGCCGCCCGCAGCTCGGTGCCCGACGCGGCGTGGGGGCGGCCGGTGCCGTTCGAAAAGCTCCTCGCGGCGCACCGGTCGGCCTGGGCCGCGGCCGGGATGGCCGAGGGCTCGGCGCGGCGCAGGCTCCTCACGGAGAGGGAGCCGTTCGTGCGGCTCGCCATCGCGCTCGAGGGGACGCTCCCTCCGCACGAGGCGGCCGAGGTGCTCTCCGACGCCTACTCGGCGCTTGCGCTCCCCGAGCGGCTCATCGCCGCGGCCCTCGTGATGCCGCGGCTCACGAAGAGGCGCGACCTCCCTGCCGCGGCGCTGGAGCCGATCTGCAACGACTGGGCGGAGGTGGGAAAGCCCTGCGCGGCCTCCGTCACCTCGGGGCCGGGGACGCGCTGGGTGCGCCCGCTCCTGACGACCGAGCTGCCAAAGCTCGACAGGAAGACCGAGAAGGGGCGCGTGCTGAGTGCCGTGGCGGCGAACCTTCTCTTCCGGAAGCACGAGTTCCGGCTGGAGGAGCTTCTCGCGGCGTGGGAGCGGGCCGTAGCAGCCCTGCGGCCGGCCGGAAGGAAGGTGGCGGCGTGAGCGGGCCCGCCCTCCTCCACAACATGTCCGTCCCGCCCGTCTCGACGATCCTCGTGAGCACGCCCGGGCTCGCGGGGCGGACCTTCTGCACGACGTGGCCCCGGCAGTGGAAGGGATACGACGCGAAGAACCTGCCCGCGCCCGAAGAGCTGGAGGCCGCGTTCGCCGGGCTCGGAATCCCCGACCTCGTCGGTGTCTTCACGCTGACCGGAGGCGACCGCGAGCCCGAGGCGCGCTTCGACTACCCGCTCGCCCTCGCGATCCTGGCGCGGCGCTCGGGGCACCTCTACCTGCCGTGGCGGCCGGTCTACCCGGCCCTCGTCCCGAAGGACCCGCTCTTCCTCGTCTTTCCGGAAGAAGGAGAGTGCGCGTGAACGAGACCCTCGCCCTGCGCCTCCTGAACGCGCTCCCCGCAGGGGCCTACGAGGTGACGGCGCTCCTCGGCCTCCTGCGAATCGAGGAGAGTCGCGACGTGCCGACGGCCGCCGTCACCTGCGAGCGCCGCCCGGTGCTGAAGCTGAACCCCGACTTCGTCGCGGAGCACTGCGCGAGCGACGAACACCTCTTCATGCTCGTGATGCACGAGCTCCACCACGTGCTGCTCGGGCACACGCGCCTCTTCCCGCGGGCGACGCAGCTCCACAACGTGGCCTTCGACGCGGTGATCAACGCGCTCCTCTGCACGCGCTTTCCCCAGCCCGCGCACACGTCGTTCTTTCTCGGCTATTACGGCCGGGAGAGCGGCGCGCTGCGGCTCCTGGCGCCGCCGGGCGGCAGCCCGGTCGAGGACCCGGCGCTGCGGCTGCTGCACGAGACGCTCTACTCGGCCCCGGGCGACGTCACGTGCCTCGAGGTGTTCGAGAGGCTCGTCTCCGCGCTCGGGGAAAGAGGGCTCGCCCCCGGCGAGGCGGAGGGTCTCCTCGGCGACCACTGCAGGGAGGGAGACGACGACTACGGAACGAGCGGGCCGCTCCCCGCCGAGGTGGTGGCGGCGATCCGGCGGATCGTCGAGAAGTGGCCGCCGCCACCGGATGCGATGCGGGGCCGGAGCCTCGCCGACGTCCTGGAGGAGCATGTGAATCCGCCTGCGAGGCCCGGCGAGCGCGTGCTGGCCGCGTTGCGCCGCGCGCTGGACGACTCGGCGGCGGGCACGCCTC
The genomic region above belongs to Holophagales bacterium and contains:
- a CDS encoding AAA family ATPase; its protein translation is MTASPPRTFFLRTLGLAGWDALDPVVLAAVASEAPLLLIGPHGSAKTMVLNRLAEALGLEHRHYNASLLSFDDLVGFPVPQEGRVVYLQTPATVWEAESVLIDEVSRCRPEVQNKLFPLVHERVLQGMPLPKLRYRWGAMNPPASLEGDDAGYAGAEPLDVALADRFAFVVTVPALAELAVEEQRRVLRPSRWSGEEARPEVVRLVEEARAGLDDAGQSDAGAATEYAILLAAQLSRAGHPLSTRRAAQLVRNVIAVRAAAQALGDGDDPEAAFLVAARSSVPDAAWGRPVPFEKLLAAHRSAWAAAGMAEGSARRRLLTEREPFVRLAIALEGTLPPHEAAEVLSDAYSALALPERLIAAALVMPRLTKRRDLPAAALEPICNDWAEVGKPCAASVTSGPGTRWVRPLLTTELPKLDRKTEKGRVLSAVAANLLFRKHEFRLEELLAAWERAVAALRPAGRKVAA